AATTTAAGAGAGATTTTTATATTTCTTTCTCAGAGGAAAGAGAGCTTGTGCATAGATGGTGAATCCCAGCCTCTTAGTACAGAATGAGCAAAATGAGATTTGAATCCAAACATGGATATACCTTTGTGAGGATGTATATTATGTTTCCCTACCACAAAGTCGAGATCTAATTATTTAGGTTTGTATATTAGATATGTTTAATCACAATGAGCTATTAAATTTGCCATGCACGATTGGCATTGACACCACCTTGTTTGAAACAAGAAAGAGCCATTGACCTTGTTATCCGGATCAGCATACCTTCACTTGGGACAAAGAGATGGATAACCCATATaatacatattattattatttcaattaCTTTAAAAATGATAAGAAAGAGTACTTTTGATTCCATTGGTCTCTTAACAGTAAGGCAGCCAGCATAGCTTTCATTATTGTCTAAAGCGTGTAAAAGTATAGTCTAGTTATTGCAATATTTTGGTTTTGATCTTCTCCTTGAAAGAACTATAGCATCTCTACGGTGTTAATACAATTGATTTAATTTGCATACATCCCATACGTTGACATCAACtatagttattttttatttaatcataACTATTTTCTATCAGTGGTACAGTACTGGTTACACCCTTGATAATAATGATCATGttaataaaaaatactatttaaCTCGAATTTAGTAAAcggaagaaattgaggaaaagAATTTGTCACTTTAATATATGGGTGATATTTACAAGTATATATGTACAAATTTCATCGAGGCTATCAAAATTTTGGATACCCATGCTGGACAATATAAATGATCTTATAAGCTAGTTGTTGAGAATGTTGAGAAGGGAAACTCTTGTTTTGATTAAACGCCTGAACAAGGATTCTAGCATTTGTTCAAAGTTTTGAACACACATTTCGAGATTTTTCAGATCCACCATGGCTTGGTCACCTTTGTTTGTCTCGTTATTCAAGAGGACAGCGTCCACCTTTGCAAATTCATTTACAACGTCATCGTCACACCCAACTCGTTTGCTTTGCATAAGCTTGGAAACTAGAGACCATCCATTAAGCTTAGAATGTGTTTTTGGACCAGAGATAAAGGACAACAAAGATTCAAACGTTGCAAGAGTAACAGCTTCCACCTCTCTAAAAACACCAACAAAAGCTGTAATTTCACTATCCTTGTTTGTAGGAGAGAATGTGCATTTCGATTCAACAACTTTCAAACCCCCCAAGGCCTTTTGGATTGCCTTTTTCACAACTTTCCTTGAGGCTGAGTATTTCTTAATCTCACTCTCAAGACTAACTTTTCTACGCATGGTTGATTGAATGTCTCGTGCACATTCCTTTGTGTGCAAAACAGCATCCTTGCCTGCACTGCACATGTCCAAGAGCCTAAGAGATCCATCCACTAATTCATCAACCCATTTCTCTTGGCGGCCTTGGGAAAAGGCATGTTGAGTTAGGGGTAACTCAAGCATCCTCTCAACACAAAGGTGCAAATCCTCAAGACCACTGAGTTGTTGGGCAatggaagatgatgatgaaattgCATGAGCTGCCCCTAATCTCATCAAATGGTCATTGCACTCTTCAATGACTGGATGTAATTTGGAAGGCAAACTGTTTGAGCGAATATGTAAGTTTGATTTTGAGGcagccatttttttttctttctcaaaaaAGGGTTTTGGCTTAAAAGTTTTGAATGTgatgaggttttttttttaaaaatttccttTTCTCTGCCATCAACtctatatgtatttatatatattaaaaaaaaaaaactttccgTGAGGAAGACGTGAAGCATCATCTTTTTAAATTATGGAATGCATAACAACACACGATCGAGATTGAGATTTGGATGTATACAGTGCACCGATATTTATGCAATGCTCCCTGCCTACCCATATCTCCAACTCATTTCATAATTATATTAACATGTATAAATCTTAGAGCATCTGTTTTCTTAATACATATTTGATATTTTACATGCAACACGACGAGTGGGTACGACACATTTAATATCTTGACAAAAACAAGTGCCCTTAATTAAtgtttttctatatatatatatatataattatatgttccgAGTAggatttttgaaaattttaatataaatatagcTGTTATTGTTGGAGCCCTGCTCATGCACACTTTTACAgataacactacaacaaaaatggaTTTTTTAGGGGATGCATGTCGCCCTAATAACCATAAAAGTCCCATCTGATCTATATCAGGGGCGACTATCGCCACTGATGTGTTGCCCTTAATAAAATGGGCCTAATGATGTACATTAGGGACGTCTAATAGGTCGCTCCTAATATTGCAATATCAAGGGTAAAAGTTGATATgtctaaaaaaaaattcacttgtAGCATAACTTTTTATcaatgtgtcgcccctgatataTCAACAATCGTCCATGATACTATTTTATTAGGggcaacaacaataataaaattattttaataattaaaaagtaattaattaacatttaaataattgaaaacagatatattaaaaataaaaatattatattaaatattcaaataagttaattaaaataacaaatatctgcattgttaatataatgtaacaataactataatataaaccTAGTCTCCTAAATCAGCTGTTTCGTCCTCCATATTGTCTTATTGTTGCGGTTGTGGTGGCTGCAGAGGCAACATCGGCTAGggatattggggaggtaatgtggacgatTTTGCTCCATACATGTAGGAATGCGATGGCTACGACGACGGTGGAATCAGCCATGGATAAGGTGGTGGTGTTGCTTCGTACATGTATGGAGGTGTCATAGGTTGAGACGGCGCTGCCCCGTACATGGAAGGATGGGCTAGAGCTCGAGAttgatgttacacccagatttcgagacctgagattatgacctcgaaagctggactcgtcaagtgtgagctcgagatatctaaaGCACATCGTGGTCCAGATGTCAAACCTTCGAAGCAAGGtggtaacctcgaagttctttctaagaTCGAAAGAACTTAGCATCGAGATATATTCGTTGTtagggtgtcttcggatcaagtagcccgagcttaagAATACAAGCTCGAAATGTAACAGCCTCGATCTATCTGCTCCGAGCTAATCTTGGAGTAAGGCGGCTAGTTCCTGATTTATCCGCGAACCTTGACTGATTTAATGTTGGTTGCCAATATCGAAGAATGTGATAAGTCATCTGATGTAatacatttaaagatatttattgttgtaacatccctacattaaagggatattaacaattCTATTACACGTCTCTTGGtcttcaggagacgtttccttGTACATAGGAGTTACTAAATTTAAtatgaatattttaattaatgaatagGAGTATCTTCCCAAAAgttgtgggaatgaactctgagaaccctctataaatagagaggtcatgaacatttgtGAAGGATGGATTTTTGAAATCTGGAGAGAGTTTCTAGAGAATTCATCCCTAAAGAATTTCCTGAaatatccaa
The genomic region above belongs to Humulus lupulus chromosome 1, drHumLupu1.1, whole genome shotgun sequence and contains:
- the LOC133832899 gene encoding uncharacterized protein LOC133832899, which translates into the protein MAASKSNLHIRSNSLPSKLHPVIEECNDHLMRLGAAHAISSSSSIAQQLSGLEDLHLCVERMLELPLTQHAFSQGRQEKWVDELVDGSLRLLDMCSAGKDAVLHTKECARDIQSTMRRKVSLESEIKKYSASRKVVKKAIQKALGGLKVVESKCTFSPTNKDSEITAFVGVFREVEAVTLATFESLLSFISGPKTHSKLNGWSLVSKLMQSKRVGCDDDVVNEFAKVDAVLLNNETNKGDQAMVDLKNLEMCVQNFEQMLESLFRRLIKTRVSLLNILNN